The nucleotide sequence ggagagggaatcagttatggcaatctcggcaacgcttatcaaggtctaggacagttcaaaacagccatccagtaccatcaacgtgatctagaaattgctaaagaagtgggagacaagtccggagagggaatcagttatggcaatctcggcaacgcttatcaaggtctaggacagttcaaaacagccatccattaccatcaacgtcatctagaaattgctaaagaagtgggagacaaggccggagagggaatcagtcatggcaatctcggcaacgctcataaaggtctaggacagttcaaaacagccatccattaccatcaacgtcatctagaaattgctaaagaagtgggagacaagaccggagagggaagaagttatggcaatctcggcaacgcttatcaaggtctaggacagttcaaaacagccatccagtaccaccaacgtcatctagaaattgctcaAGAAGTGGGAggcaaggccggagagggaagaagttatggcaatctcggcaacgcttatgccagtctaggacagttcaaaacagccatccagtaccatcaacgtcatctagaaattgctaaagaagtgggagacaaggccggagagggaagaagttattgcaatctcggtaacgcttatcaaggtctaggacagttcaaaacagccatccagtaccatcaacgtcatctagaaattgctaaagaggtgggagacaaggctggagagggaggaagttacGGCAATCTCGGCAAAGCTTttcatggtctaggacagttcaaaacagccatccagtaccatcaacgtgatctagtAATTGCTAAaaaagtgggagacaaggctggagagggaagaagttattgcaatctcggcaacgctcataaaggtctaggacagttcaaaacagccatccagtaccatcaacgtcatctagaaattgctaaagacgtgggagacaaggccggagagggaagaagttatggcaatcttggcaacgcttatcaaggtctaggacaggtcaaaacagccatccagtaccatcagtggcatctagaaattgctcaagaagtaggagacaaggccggagagggaagaagttatggcaatctcggcaacgcttatgcCAGTCTAGGACAggtcaaaacagccatccagtaccatcaacgtcatctagaaattgctaaagaagtgggagacaaggccggagagggaggaagttatggcaatctcggcaacgctcaTGAAGGTCTAGGACAgatcaaaacagccatccagtaccatcaacgttatctagaaattgctaaagacgtgggagacaaggctggagagggaagaagttattgcaatctcggcaacgcttatcaaggtctaggacagttcaaaacagccatccagtaccatcaacgtcatctagaaattgctaaagaggtgggagacaaggccggagagggaagaagttatggcaatctcggcaacgcttatgccagtctaggacagttcaaaacagccatccagtaccatcaacgtcatctagaaattgcaaaagaagtgggagacaaggctggagagggaagaagttactgcaatctcggcaacgcttatcaaggtctaggacagttcaaaacagccatccagtactaTCAACGTGAtatagaaattgctaaagaagtgggagacaaggccggagagggaagaagttatggcaatctcggcagcGCTTATGCCAGTCtcggacagttcaaaacagccatccagtaccatcaacgtcatctagaaattgctaaagaagtgggaggcaaggccggagaggggatcagttatggcaatctcggcaacgcttatagaggtctaggacagttcaaaacagccatccagtaccatcaacgtcatctagaaattgctaaagaagtgggagacaaggctggagagggaggaagttatggcaatctcggcaacgcttatgacagtctaggacagttcaaaacagccatccagtaccatcagtggcatctagaaattgctcaagaagtgggagacaaggccggagagggaagaagttatggcaatctcggcaacgcttatcaaggtctacgacagttcaaaacagccatccagtatcatcaacgtgatctagaaattgctaaagaagtgggagacaaggccggagagggaatcagttatggcaatctcggcagcgcttatcaaggtctaggacagttcaaaacagccatccagtaccatcaacgtcatctagaaattgctaaagaagtgggagacaaggccggagagggaaaaagctATTGCTCTCTCGGCAGTATTCATGGGGCTcaaagagagttgaaaacagcTTTTGAGTGTTTTCAAAGTCACctagaaatatccaaagaaatGGGAGATAAGACTGGAGAGGCGTGCTCACTCTGTTCCCTTGGAATCAGTtttgagtgccaaggaaatcttatgATGGCCTTTGACTGTTTTTACTCGAGTGTagaattgtatgatgatatcagggccagtcttcaactcaacgatcagtggaagatttcttATCGTAATCTACACCAAGGagcatacaaaggtttgtggcgtataaatctcaagcgaggtcaagttgtgaaggctcttcttgccacagagaaagggcgtgctcaagctctgagagatctcatggtcacaaaatatcagcctgaAGATTCTTTAACGCCTAGAGTATCCCGCATTTCTCTGAGGTGGGTTCCAttgagcacagttttcatagctattaatggaccatgcgtttacttctgggtttgcctcagtgaaaATAACATCCAGAAGAGAGAAGTACACGTGAACAAATACAAGTATGAGAATGAATTGAAAGTTTTCATGCAGgtactgaacaaaactgctcttaAGGAGATCAGTAAAAGAGATACTGTAACCATCGAATATCCTCCGCTTGACTCGCCGACAGAGGAGGGAGTGGCCAATGATGTgatccgagttgatgtgaggcactcccaatccagcgctttaaagaagctgcatgacatcatcgttactcctattgctgacctgATCGAAGGCAACGACGAGATCACGTTCgttcctgaggggccattttgccttgtaccttatgcagcgttgcaggactccaactcatcatatctaagtgactctttcagaattcgtgtgcttccctctctgacgaccttgcaactaattcatgattgtccagctgactttcacatgaagactggtgcattgcttgtcggcgacccatgtttcaaacatatcatCTATGACGAAAGacttttggtgcaacttccgggagcaaggaaagaagtggagatgatcggacgtatcctTAATGTCTCCCATctcactggagaaatggcaacaaaagatgaattgttaaaacgaatatcatcagtggccttagttcacatagcagcccacggtaaaatggaaactggagaagttatcctggcaccaaacaccacaagagataaccctcagccgcaagagaaagactatctactgacaatgaaagatgtcatggaaactgggttgcgagcacgtctggttgtacttagctgctgtcacactgctcgtggggaggtcatggccgagggtgtggtcggcatggcgcgtgcacttttgagtgccggtgccagatctgttgtggtaaccttgtgggcgattggcgacgagggaaccctggagttcatgagtttcttctaccatgcacttgccaaaggcaagaaggcaagtgaagctctcaatcaggccatgaagtgtatgagagaaatcgaaaagttcaaggaggtgatttactgggcaccatttgtactcattggtgacgacgtcaGCCTGGATTTCAAGGAGATTTAGAGGCTGCAGCAAGTAATAATTCTGTTGATACATTCTATTCAATACAAAGTTACATTAAATCATAATCTTTGCTCATATGTGAGCAGTGATACTtgcgtgttattttcctttcatttgggTGACgactttatttttctctccgGAAACTGATATGTAGTACAATCAAGTGGACGCATTTACaatgataacattcttttttggaaacatgatAGGAATAAAatagcaaatttcttttaaaacaatcctgttgtgcaatgtatcgtttcatgtgctaagaaatatttcatggcaactcaactatcctccctaaacttagattcttttatttttcagttaaggaagtgagcattggaatcccagggaGTTTTCGGATACCTACAAATGCTGATatttggaccagaaaccagTAAGCTGCCGATGAAAGCTTTGTcaagtcttcttttcaaagcaggaagaaccaaaagacggccaaagtcaagtttaacaagagaacagATTTCCATTGATTCAAGAGTTGCCGttttgcttgtctgaactgcttTCACGAGCTTCATCTTGATATCCTTCATAAactactgtttgttttttttttgtttttttttttcatataatgtCTTAAAATTATCATGACCAGCTGTGtgagaagttatttttaatctaagtatttTGTTCTGAGAGGATTTGGGCGTTACATTTACGTCGAAGTTGAAACatcttgaaaacgttttccagaGTTTTTTTTACAGAGTTTTTTCTCAATCAGTTTAGTCTCATGAGTTATATAAAGCTATTACAGCCATGAGCGTGTGTAGAGAATTTCCATTGGAGTTGGAGAATAATCAGTTGTCCGATTGCTCAATTATCTTAGTCTATGTCAGATGGTAATTGTGATGAACTTTTCGAGGATTTATACTTAGTCAAtggtacttaaagttagtttctgccgatcagaattcggtttatctggacttaaaatgacagattttggcGGTAATGGCAAGGGTTTAGACTTggtattagttaattttctgacctttctcctttaattttcaatgcgataaattgtgtaattttttacaagcagaacgatgcattttaagtatatcgtttaaactaatcgtccaaaggcaaaacgagaagttttactttataattttagttatgGCTTACAAAGAATCGGTGGAAGCTCAGAACGAGCTAGAAAGTTGGAGCCAAATGATTTTATCTAGTTTCTCCGATTAGATTGTTTACTTACTATCTAggtacaataaactaacatttaaatgtcaaacaatgaaacaagtcgcttgGTATTTTGTTAGAATGGACGAGGAAATCAGTAACAgagggaagaaaatttctgcatgAACCTGCATAAACCATTTCTTGCCGTTTGAATTAGTATTTGCTTAATAGcttttgcccatttctttgAATAGATTTCtcaggatgtcacgcgacgcacTTCTTTAGTACGTTATGTGAcagatatgatgttttgtcacatcttttCTTTTGGAGTAGTGAGCGCACCTATGCCTTATTCGCTCaacttttgcccattttcttggatagagttattaaatgagatataaacttcgatattttcagattttatatctGCCAGTTTCATTGGCAGCCGTTCCTTAAGATGTCACGCGACGCGTTTTTTTAGCATGTAAAGCGACACGATGTTTAGTCATATATATTGttgaagaggcaagaaaaaagaaataacctttCACTTTGGGAGATGGTGCTTTATTCTGTTTATAGAAAGCGTCCTCATCATGGGAGGTACCCTGGGTCGGTGTGGTTCCCCGTGtgtagaaaatatttatgatttttttccacgattgcaaacttaactaaaacagcctgttaaaaaaactgaaactttcttaaaaactgAAGGCCGACCGATAAGaactttttacggctaacagttaaaactgtggccatttttctgctGCGGCTAACCCAGAATAACACTAAATAACACACTGTTGGAGGGAaagatttttaaagttaattttttctacaactaagggatcaaatttgtcaatatttacgcctaacagctagCTTTTCGACCGGTTTACgtctaacggttaaccccatggaGACCCTCGACTGGGTGACATGCAGATGTAAAATAAAAACGGTTTTAGAAGGTGGCATTTGCAACTCGAATTAAGAGCGCTGGTTTTTAAGGAGTAAGGAAAACCGGGAAAAACAAGCCGTGGAAAAATCCTGGAAGTAAGGATCAACCTGAGAGAGACGGGCATGGGGAGAGCGTTGTCGCTACGCATTCCT is from Pocillopora verrucosa isolate sample1 chromosome 7, ASM3666991v2, whole genome shotgun sequence and encodes:
- the LOC131778415 gene encoding tetratricopeptide repeat protein 28-like; the encoded protein is MTSFGEQRDSEDDNLTAMAESILPTTGEELEVKNEFPATATEESQVTSSDAELDEDDDLLREIAKVFLEKGNKEYKQGEANDAINSYTKGLQVNCKDKRLNAKLYSNRATAHFRLANYVECLDDATVAVQLEPTLIKAIKKGARACVELCLYKEARSWLHMGFSIENDNKRLLQLLRKTNAELKAREGRSYCNLGNAYQSLGLFKTAIQYHQRDLEIAKELGDKAGEGRSYCNLGNAYQGLGQFKTAIQYHQRHLEIAKEVGDKAGEGRSYGNLGNAYASLGQFKTAIQYHQRHLEIAKEVGDKAGEGRSYCNLGNAYQGLGQFKTAIQYHQRHLEIAKEVGDKAGEGRSYCNLGNAYQGLGQFKTAIQYHQRHLEIAKEVGDKAGEGRSYGNLGNAYASLGQFKTAIQYHQRHLEIAKEVGDKAGEGRSYCNLGNAYQGLGQFKTAIQYYQRDIEIAKEVGDKAGEGRSYGNLGSAYASLGQFKTAIQYHQRHLEIAKEVGDKAGEGGSYGNLGNAYDSLGQFKTAIQYHQWHLEIAQEVGDKAGEGRSYGNLGNAYQGLRQFKTAIQYHQRDLEIAKEVGDKTGEACSLCSLGISFECQGNLMMAFDCFYSSVELYDDIRASLQLNDQWKISYRNLHQGAYKGLWRINLKRGQVVKALLATEKGRAQALRDLMVTKYQPEDSLTPRVSRISLRWVPLSTVFIAINGPCVYFWVCLSENNIQKREVHVNKYKYENELKVFMQVLNKTALKEISKRDTVTIEYPPLDSPTEEGVANDVIRVDVRHSQSSALKKLHDIIVTPIADLIEGNDEITFVPEGPFCLVPYAALQDSNSSYLSDSFRIRVLPSLTTLQLIHDCPADFHMKTGALLVGDPCFKHIIYDERLLVQLPGARKEVEMIGRILNVSHLTGEMATKDELLKRISSVALVHIAAHGKMETGEVILAPNTTRDNPQPQEKDYLLTMKDVMETGLRARLVVLSCCHTARGEVMAEGVVGMARALLSAGARSVVVTLWAIGDEGTLEFMSFFYHALAKGKKASEALNQAMKCMREIEKFKEVIYWAPFVLIGDDVSLDFKEI